Proteins co-encoded in one Arthrobacter alpinus genomic window:
- a CDS encoding ABC transporter substrate-binding protein — translation MKPFKSAIAVAVLSAIALTGCSSSESADTAGSAIECTPSSGPVTLSFTSWIPGIEDVVDVWNKANPEIQVKVQTGPNGNSGTYQNFFNQLKAGNAPDLGQVEYDALPNFRVQDGLTNIAACQDVADAESSFIPWAWNQVSFGEENAAYGIPQDTGPMALFYRSDLFKKNNIAVPTTWEEFEKAAVEVRKTGSYITNFSQNDVNQFAGLVWQTGDTWFKNDGDKWNVSLAGTGSTTVADYWQDLIDRDLVSSFPGWTSEWDNAYNTGKVWSWNSAVWGANSVASGAPDTAGKWSVAPMPQWEKGDNTSGNWGGSSTVVFKGSEHPYEAAKFALWLNTSSESLTMLNESANLYPATTAGLDLPSLKEGVEFYGDQKIYDVFAASANQVSSTFVWGPTMTQTYNSVSDGFKAAVTGKGTLVDSLKSAQEATIKELKTQSIPVAE, via the coding sequence ATGAAACCCTTTAAAAGCGCCATTGCAGTCGCCGTCCTTTCAGCCATTGCCCTCACCGGGTGCTCAAGCAGCGAATCGGCCGACACCGCTGGTTCCGCAATCGAGTGCACGCCCTCGAGCGGCCCGGTAACACTGTCCTTCACATCCTGGATTCCTGGGATTGAAGACGTGGTTGATGTTTGGAATAAGGCCAATCCAGAAATCCAGGTCAAGGTTCAGACCGGGCCTAACGGCAACAGTGGAACGTACCAGAACTTCTTCAACCAGCTCAAGGCCGGCAACGCCCCGGACCTTGGGCAAGTTGAATACGACGCACTGCCCAACTTCCGCGTTCAGGACGGCCTGACAAACATTGCCGCGTGCCAGGACGTTGCCGATGCCGAGAGCTCCTTCATCCCGTGGGCCTGGAATCAGGTCAGTTTCGGCGAAGAGAACGCCGCCTACGGAATCCCCCAGGACACCGGCCCCATGGCACTGTTCTACCGCAGCGACCTCTTCAAGAAGAACAACATTGCGGTTCCCACCACGTGGGAAGAGTTCGAAAAAGCTGCCGTTGAAGTCCGCAAGACCGGCAGCTACATCACCAACTTCTCACAGAACGATGTCAATCAGTTTGCCGGCCTGGTGTGGCAGACGGGTGACACCTGGTTCAAGAACGACGGCGACAAGTGGAACGTCTCGCTGGCCGGCACGGGAAGCACCACCGTTGCTGACTACTGGCAGGATTTGATTGACCGCGACCTCGTTTCCAGTTTTCCCGGATGGACGTCCGAGTGGGACAACGCCTACAACACGGGCAAGGTCTGGAGCTGGAACTCTGCAGTGTGGGGCGCAAACTCAGTTGCTTCCGGTGCACCTGACACCGCAGGAAAATGGAGCGTTGCTCCGATGCCTCAGTGGGAGAAGGGCGATAACACCAGTGGTAACTGGGGCGGTTCCTCAACCGTTGTCTTCAAGGGATCTGAGCACCCTTACGAGGCCGCCAAGTTTGCGCTCTGGCTCAACACCTCAAGCGAATCCCTGACCATGCTTAATGAGTCTGCAAACCTGTACCCGGCTACTACAGCCGGTCTGGACCTGCCTTCGCTGAAGGAAGGCGTTGAATTCTACGGCGACCAGAAGATCTACGACGTCTTCGCGGCTTCGGCGAACCAGGTTTCCAGCACATTCGTGTGGGGCCCGACCATGACTCAAACCTACAACAGCGTTTCAGACGGCTTCAAAGCAGCCGTCACCGGAAAGGGGACCCTTGTGGATTCCTTGAAATCAGCTCAAGAAGCAACCATCAAGGAGCTGAAAACTCAGTCAATTCCCGTTGCTGAGTAG
- a CDS encoding carbohydrate ABC transporter permease: MLPRMGAMLIMAVFAFYFLIPIWWLFVSATKSKGDLTSTNPLWFSEFNFFENVGNVLTYRDGVFLRWIGNSLAYAGGGALIATVLAGMCGYALAKYSFRGRELIFNVILGGVLVPATALALPLFLMFSQINATNTFWAVFLPSIVSPFGVYLTRIYAGSSVPDELMEAARLDGASEVRTFFSVSVKLMFPALVTVFLFQFVAIWNNFFLPLIMLRDEANFPVTLGLYTWNSQINQIPELRMYVLVGALLSIIPLIVAFLFLQRFWRSGLGAGSVK, from the coding sequence ATGCTCCCGCGCATGGGCGCCATGCTCATCATGGCGGTCTTTGCCTTTTACTTCCTCATCCCGATCTGGTGGCTTTTCGTTTCCGCAACGAAATCCAAGGGCGATCTAACCAGCACCAACCCGCTCTGGTTCTCAGAATTCAACTTCTTCGAGAACGTCGGCAATGTCCTGACATACCGCGACGGCGTATTCCTACGCTGGATCGGCAACAGCCTGGCATACGCCGGCGGTGGCGCACTGATAGCTACGGTGCTTGCCGGAATGTGCGGTTACGCGCTGGCTAAGTACAGCTTTAGAGGCCGGGAGCTGATCTTCAATGTCATTCTTGGAGGAGTGCTGGTTCCGGCAACAGCCTTGGCCCTCCCACTGTTCCTCATGTTTAGCCAGATCAACGCGACCAATACCTTCTGGGCCGTATTCCTGCCCAGCATCGTGAGCCCGTTTGGCGTCTACTTGACCCGAATTTATGCTGGTTCCAGCGTCCCCGACGAGCTCATGGAAGCCGCCCGATTGGATGGCGCCAGCGAAGTGCGCACCTTCTTCAGCGTTTCAGTGAAGCTGATGTTCCCGGCTTTGGTCACCGTTTTCCTCTTCCAATTCGTTGCGATTTGGAACAACTTCTTCCTCCCGCTGATCATGCTGCGCGATGAGGCAAACTTCCCCGTTACCCTCGGGCTTTACACCTGGAACTCCCAGATCAACCAGATCCCTGAGCTCCGGATGTATGTACTGGTCGGCGCACTGCTATCGATCATTCCGCTGATCGTGGCGTTCTTGTTCCTGCAGCGCTTCTGGCGCAGCGGACTGGGCGCAGGCTCAGTCAAATAG
- a CDS encoding carbohydrate ABC transporter permease has translation MSRTELLNAEPAVLGNRKPKNKFKKAIVLFVAPFGVLFLLFYLAPISYALYQSFLKVDRQGTFGKAQEVFGGFTQYIAVFQNGPFWESIGRVFLFGAVQVPVMLGLALLFALLLDSPLVRGKKFFRLAFFVPYAVPGVIAAIMWGFLYSPNLSPFTEVTSKINFLSADLVLWAMANVVTWVFVGYNMLIIYSSLLSIPTEIYEAARLDGAGQLRIALSIKIPLVTPAIVMTAIFSIIGTLQLLAEPQVFRTFSSAVNSTFTPNLAVLTTSSIPNIHLAAAMSVVLALTTFILSFAFLKFTHPKGN, from the coding sequence ATGAGCCGCACTGAACTGCTCAACGCTGAGCCAGCGGTGCTTGGAAACCGGAAGCCGAAGAACAAATTCAAGAAAGCGATCGTACTCTTTGTAGCACCGTTCGGCGTGCTCTTCCTCTTGTTCTACTTAGCTCCCATCAGCTACGCCCTCTATCAGTCATTCTTGAAGGTGGACCGGCAAGGCACCTTCGGGAAGGCACAGGAAGTATTTGGTGGCTTCACCCAATACATCGCCGTTTTCCAGAACGGCCCCTTCTGGGAATCAATCGGCAGGGTTTTCTTGTTCGGCGCTGTGCAAGTTCCGGTGATGCTGGGTTTGGCGCTGCTCTTTGCTTTACTGTTGGACTCTCCGTTGGTCCGAGGCAAGAAATTCTTCCGCTTAGCGTTCTTTGTACCGTACGCAGTTCCGGGCGTCATCGCCGCCATCATGTGGGGCTTTCTATACTCGCCTAACCTGTCCCCGTTCACAGAGGTCACCAGCAAGATCAATTTCCTCTCGGCTGACTTGGTCTTGTGGGCCATGGCCAATGTGGTCACCTGGGTCTTTGTTGGCTACAACATGCTGATCATCTACTCGTCGCTGTTGTCCATCCCGACGGAAATCTATGAGGCCGCACGGCTCGACGGCGCCGGCCAGCTTCGCATTGCGCTGTCCATCAAGATACCGCTGGTGACTCCTGCCATCGTCATGACGGCCATCTTCTCCATCATTGGAACGCTGCAGCTTCTAGCCGAACCTCAGGTTTTCCGCACGTTCAGCTCCGCGGTCAACAGCACCTTCACGCCTAACCTGGCGGTTCTGACTACCTCGTCCATCCCGAATATCCACCTGGCCGCGGCTATGTCTGTTGTCCTGGCGTTGACAACCTTCATTTTGTCTTTCGCCTTCCTTAAGTTCACCCACCCGAAGGGCAACTGA
- a CDS encoding beta-galactosidase, translated as MHSTHEGPPRPIIDLDTGMAFGCDYNPEQWDPAVWVDDVAAMKQAGVNFVAINIFGWSHLEPRQGEYNFTNLDAIIDLLHANGISINLGTATASPPPWLTTTFPEVLPKVEDGTRRYPGGRQAFCPSSPIYRQHAALLVEQVAQRYGSHPGVALWHVSNEIGCHNAHCYCETSAEAFRDWLMKRYENLDALNTAWGTDFWSQRVSDWSEIWTPRLTLSSRNPGQSMDFRRFSSEELRSNYLLEADIIRRHSDIPVTTNFMVTAHIRNMDYFTWTADMDIIANDHYLDHRLGEPTTELSFSADLTRGLAKNAPWILMEHSTGGVNWQPHNLAKEPGEMMRNSLAHVARGADGVCFFQWRASLQGSEKFHSALMPHAGKDSQLWRDVVELGETVAGLAEVVGSRVESNVAFMFSWESWWAVDAETRPSAAIFYLEQAHAIYAAFHAQGVTVTMVAPGADLSGFSLVVVPTLYMISDEHAAQINDYVHDGGHAVVTFYSGIVDEEDRVRTGGYPGAFRDMLGIRTEEFAPLLPEQVLELSDSRTSSLWAEKTTLHGATAVTSYVAGPTPGGAAVTVNDFGQGRAWYLGTVLDKDGLSAVVRNALDGAGVAPVAPEADATLEMVRRSGADNSYLFVINHSQEERSVATTGHEILTKTDISQTLTVPAGSVRVIREEVMP; from the coding sequence ATGCACAGCACACACGAGGGGCCTCCCCGTCCAATCATCGATTTGGATACCGGAATGGCCTTTGGGTGCGACTACAACCCGGAACAATGGGATCCGGCTGTTTGGGTTGACGATGTTGCCGCGATGAAGCAGGCAGGCGTCAACTTTGTTGCTATTAATATTTTTGGCTGGTCACACCTCGAGCCACGCCAAGGTGAGTACAACTTCACCAACCTCGATGCCATCATCGACTTGCTCCATGCAAACGGCATCAGCATCAACTTGGGAACGGCAACTGCCTCGCCCCCGCCCTGGCTGACAACCACTTTCCCCGAGGTTCTGCCCAAGGTCGAAGATGGCACCCGGCGGTACCCGGGCGGCCGGCAGGCGTTCTGTCCCAGCTCACCAATCTACCGCCAGCATGCCGCCCTGCTCGTGGAGCAAGTAGCCCAGCGCTACGGCAGCCATCCCGGCGTCGCACTGTGGCATGTGTCCAACGAAATTGGTTGCCACAACGCGCACTGCTACTGCGAAACCTCCGCTGAAGCATTCCGTGACTGGCTGATGAAGCGCTATGAGAACCTCGATGCACTCAATACAGCGTGGGGCACCGATTTCTGGAGCCAGCGCGTATCCGACTGGAGCGAAATCTGGACGCCCCGGCTTACCCTCTCCAGCCGTAATCCCGGCCAGAGCATGGACTTCCGTCGCTTCAGTAGCGAGGAACTGCGCAGCAACTACCTGCTCGAAGCGGACATCATTCGCCGCCACAGCGACATTCCCGTGACCACCAACTTCATGGTGACAGCCCACATCCGCAACATGGACTACTTCACGTGGACAGCGGACATGGACATCATCGCCAACGATCACTACCTAGATCACCGTCTGGGTGAACCCACCACGGAGCTGTCGTTCTCCGCAGACCTCACCCGAGGACTGGCCAAGAATGCGCCCTGGATTCTGATGGAACACTCCACCGGCGGCGTGAACTGGCAGCCGCACAACCTGGCCAAGGAGCCGGGCGAAATGATGCGCAACTCCTTGGCCCATGTGGCCCGCGGCGCCGACGGCGTCTGCTTCTTCCAGTGGCGTGCTTCCCTTCAGGGTTCTGAGAAGTTCCATTCCGCCCTCATGCCCCATGCTGGCAAGGACAGCCAGCTCTGGCGTGACGTTGTGGAACTGGGCGAAACCGTTGCCGGTTTGGCCGAGGTTGTTGGCAGCCGGGTTGAATCCAACGTTGCCTTCATGTTCAGCTGGGAATCTTGGTGGGCAGTAGATGCCGAAACGCGTCCTTCCGCCGCAATTTTCTACTTGGAACAGGCTCACGCGATCTATGCTGCCTTCCATGCACAGGGCGTCACCGTCACAATGGTTGCCCCGGGCGCTGACCTGAGCGGATTCTCGCTCGTCGTCGTCCCCACCCTTTACATGATCTCCGATGAACACGCCGCACAGATCAATGATTATGTGCACGACGGCGGTCACGCAGTAGTCACCTTCTACAGTGGAATCGTTGACGAAGAAGACCGCGTACGCACCGGCGGCTACCCGGGTGCTTTCCGGGATATGCTCGGGATCCGCACGGAAGAATTCGCACCCTTGCTTCCGGAGCAGGTTCTTGAACTCTCCGATAGCCGGACGTCCTCGCTCTGGGCCGAAAAGACCACCTTGCACGGGGCTACCGCCGTCACGTCGTACGTTGCTGGGCCAACGCCCGGCGGCGCTGCCGTCACGGTCAACGATTTTGGCCAAGGACGCGCCTGGTATCTCGGAACCGTCTTGGACAAGGATGGTTTGAGCGCCGTGGTCCGCAACGCGCTCGACGGCGCAGGCGTAGCACCGGTTGCCCCTGAAGCTGACGCCACCCTGGAAATGGTGCGGCGCTCGGGTGCGGACAACTCTTACTTGTTCGTCATCAACCACAGCCAGGAAGAGCGCAGCGTGGCCACCACGGGGCACGAGATTCTCACCAAGACTGACATTTCCCAGACACTTACGGTTCCCGCGGGATCCGTACGTGTAATCCGAGAGGAAGTAATGCCATGA
- a CDS encoding LacI family DNA-binding transcriptional regulator — translation MTPSPGRKKRSTILDVATVAGISRGTVSRVLNGEPYVSDEARVAVNKAIKEVGYVPNMAARNLVRQRSQAVGLLIHEPHALFLEDPNIGSIMLGANTVLSQAGYQMVCLIIDSELDVNRIGQYLNGGSIDGAIVISASENDPITELIEQLAMASAFVGLPPNHRPLPFVSIDNKKAAAEITARLKASGRTQIGMIAAALGRAAGADRLAGFADALGSNYRPELVAKVEHFSFDAGIAGMRELLEICPTIDGVFAASDAVAAGALSVLQRIGRRVPEDIAVVGFDDSIWAQRTNPPLSTVRQPASELGAKAAELVLAQLRGEEINRDGVYLDTTIVWRESV, via the coding sequence ATGACTCCTTCACCCGGCAGAAAAAAGCGCTCAACCATACTTGATGTCGCAACGGTTGCAGGGATTTCGCGGGGAACAGTGAGTAGGGTCCTCAACGGCGAACCCTATGTTTCTGATGAGGCACGGGTTGCCGTCAATAAGGCCATCAAGGAAGTTGGCTATGTTCCCAACATGGCTGCCCGGAACTTGGTGCGGCAACGCTCTCAAGCCGTGGGGCTGCTCATTCACGAGCCACATGCACTGTTCTTGGAAGATCCCAACATCGGCTCAATCATGCTCGGGGCGAATACCGTGCTCTCCCAAGCCGGGTACCAAATGGTGTGTTTGATTATTGATTCCGAGCTAGATGTCAACAGGATTGGGCAGTACCTCAACGGCGGATCCATCGACGGCGCAATTGTCATTTCAGCGAGCGAGAATGATCCCATCACAGAGCTCATTGAGCAGCTGGCCATGGCCTCGGCTTTTGTGGGGCTGCCACCCAATCATCGCCCGCTTCCCTTCGTGTCCATCGACAATAAGAAGGCTGCCGCAGAAATTACGGCACGGCTCAAAGCCTCCGGGCGAACTCAGATCGGCATGATCGCTGCTGCCTTGGGGCGCGCGGCGGGAGCCGATCGACTTGCCGGTTTTGCGGATGCCCTGGGATCGAACTATCGCCCGGAACTCGTGGCGAAGGTGGAGCACTTCTCCTTTGACGCTGGCATTGCCGGCATGCGCGAACTACTTGAAATTTGCCCCACCATCGACGGGGTTTTCGCTGCCTCTGACGCCGTTGCTGCCGGCGCGTTGAGCGTTCTGCAACGGATTGGTCGCCGAGTGCCCGAGGATATTGCCGTGGTCGGCTTCGATGACAGCATCTGGGCGCAGCGCACCAATCCCCCACTCTCCACGGTGCGCCAGCCCGCCTCGGAGCTCGGCGCGAAAGCCGCCGAGCTGGTACTGGCCCAGTTGAGGGGTGAGGAGATCAACCGGGACGGGGTGTACTTGGATACCACTATCGTGTGGCGCGAATCCGTCTGA
- a CDS encoding alpha-galactosidase yields MNSDFSYTQLHRGGTSVIVDLSTAGLPTIIHWGPETGVLSPDELSALAVASRPQRVSGGIDVPARLTLLPQEVFGWQGSPALLGQRNGTAWASALSTTAVTSTANSLTITSEDSAAELRLVTELALSSHGVLHQRHTLTNLGSTAYQLHQLATLFPLPATVTTIQDATGRHLKERTAQQRPLTVGAHVRESRRGRPGADATLLMLAGSAGFGHRSGLVHGVHLAWSGNHRLSAERTITSDNFLTAGELLLPGEVVMALGESYSTPWALGSWGIGLDELSGRFHQDLRQRPQHPSRPRPVTLNTWEAVYFDHDLATLSTLADKAAAVGVERFVLDDGWFLGRRDDTAGLGDWFVDPEVWAEGLGPIINHVHELGMEFGLWFEPEMVNPDSELARNHPDWILHADGRWPASGRQQQVLNLAHPACFDYLLERISAILGEYPISYIKWDHNRDLLDAADPRTGHAAVRNTTLALYRLLAELKSRHPEVEIESCASGGARVDLGILNYTDRIWTSDCIDPIERLDNQANTGLLIPYELMGAHIGGPISHSTRRQHSLGFMARTAIFGHFGIEWNITDISEAQTAELARWVGFHKDNRELFHTGVSVHADLADPALDLRGVVAQEGECAIFALTQREASMTYPSGRITLPGLSPDRRYRVSLSHPLDDEVGNGQSPLDWPLHESVLSGTVLGTVGIQAPVLFPEQSVLIMLSPADV; encoded by the coding sequence ATGAATTCTGACTTTTCCTACACGCAGCTGCATCGCGGCGGCACCTCAGTCATTGTTGATCTGAGCACAGCAGGCCTCCCTACGATCATCCACTGGGGGCCAGAAACAGGCGTCCTTTCCCCGGATGAGCTGAGCGCCCTCGCCGTAGCCTCCCGTCCCCAACGTGTATCGGGTGGTATCGACGTCCCCGCACGGTTGACGCTCCTGCCCCAAGAAGTGTTTGGGTGGCAGGGCTCACCGGCCCTCCTCGGTCAGCGCAATGGCACAGCATGGGCCAGTGCATTAAGCACGACGGCGGTCACCTCCACCGCTAACAGCCTCACCATCACCTCCGAGGACTCCGCAGCCGAACTGCGCTTGGTCACCGAACTGGCCCTCAGCTCCCATGGTGTGCTGCACCAGCGGCACACCCTGACCAACCTGGGCTCCACTGCTTATCAGCTGCACCAGCTGGCCACACTCTTCCCGTTGCCCGCGACGGTCACCACCATTCAGGACGCCACTGGGCGCCATTTGAAGGAACGGACCGCCCAGCAGCGTCCGCTCACCGTCGGTGCACACGTGCGCGAAAGCCGCCGAGGCCGTCCCGGCGCAGACGCAACGCTGCTCATGCTGGCCGGGTCTGCCGGCTTTGGCCATCGCAGCGGCCTGGTCCACGGCGTCCATCTGGCCTGGAGCGGCAACCATCGGCTCAGTGCTGAACGCACCATTACCAGCGACAACTTCCTCACGGCCGGAGAGCTGTTGCTGCCCGGCGAAGTAGTGATGGCGCTAGGGGAAAGCTACTCCACTCCCTGGGCACTCGGCTCCTGGGGCATCGGCTTGGACGAGTTGTCTGGGCGTTTCCATCAAGATCTGCGCCAACGCCCGCAGCATCCCTCCCGCCCTCGCCCTGTCACACTGAATACGTGGGAGGCCGTCTACTTCGACCACGATCTCGCAACCTTGTCGACTCTGGCAGACAAGGCCGCTGCCGTTGGCGTGGAGCGTTTTGTCCTTGACGATGGCTGGTTCCTGGGCCGCCGCGACGACACCGCAGGGTTGGGTGACTGGTTTGTTGATCCCGAGGTGTGGGCCGAAGGCCTGGGCCCGATCATCAATCACGTCCACGAGCTCGGCATGGAGTTTGGCCTCTGGTTTGAACCCGAAATGGTCAATCCTGATAGTGAGCTGGCCCGTAACCATCCCGACTGGATTCTCCACGCCGACGGCCGCTGGCCCGCGAGCGGTCGCCAGCAACAAGTGCTCAATCTTGCCCACCCGGCTTGCTTTGACTACCTGCTCGAACGCATCAGTGCCATCCTGGGCGAGTACCCCATCAGCTACATCAAGTGGGACCACAACAGGGACCTGTTGGACGCCGCCGATCCCCGCACTGGCCACGCCGCCGTCAGGAACACCACCTTGGCGCTGTACCGTTTGCTGGCTGAGTTGAAGTCCCGGCACCCCGAGGTTGAGATTGAAAGTTGCGCCTCCGGCGGTGCCCGTGTGGACCTGGGCATTCTGAACTATACCGACAGGATTTGGACCAGTGACTGCATCGACCCGATCGAGCGGCTCGACAACCAAGCCAACACCGGTCTACTGATCCCTTATGAGCTGATGGGAGCCCATATTGGTGGCCCCATCTCACATTCCACCCGCCGCCAACACAGCCTGGGATTCATGGCCCGCACAGCCATCTTTGGCCACTTCGGCATCGAATGGAACATTACCGATATCAGTGAGGCGCAAACCGCGGAACTTGCTCGGTGGGTGGGCTTCCACAAAGACAACCGGGAACTGTTCCACACAGGAGTCTCGGTACATGCAGATCTCGCCGATCCCGCCTTGGACCTTCGGGGTGTGGTGGCCCAGGAGGGCGAATGCGCTATCTTTGCCCTCACCCAGCGCGAAGCGTCCATGACCTACCCTTCGGGTCGGATCACCCTGCCCGGGTTGTCCCCCGATCGTCGCTATCGCGTGAGCCTGTCGCATCCTCTCGATGACGAAGTTGGCAATGGGCAATCCCCGCTGGACTGGCCACTGCACGAGAGCGTGCTCTCGGGCACGGTGCTGGGCACGGTAGGTATTCAGGCACCTGTCCTTTTCCCGGAACAGTCGGTGCTCATCATGCTCAGCCCGGCTGACGTCTAA